A single genomic interval of Metasolibacillus fluoroglycofenilyticus harbors:
- the resB gene encoding cytochrome c biogenesis protein ResB, which translates to MEKIICTCKHENPIGTKLCEKCGRPLTVEEQEKQVVDMRYDGIAIRSKTRNKSLIDKIWNFFSSVKVGVTLIIITLIAASIGTIFPQEFYVNVATDAEKAAYYKDVYGTIGTLYYSLGLSDLYSSWWFQVIVGMLAISIIVASIDRGIPLHRSLTNQRVKRHTSFMKRQRVVAEGQPAKQADKTLDLIEQQMQQLKYKVRREDNALFAERGRFARYGPYINHLGLIIFLGAVMLRLLPGFYVDESMWLREGETRAIDGMDGYLLYSDKFILETYDNDPQGEQLRQGVNVVAKNFQTNVTLYKQQEGAIPGQTADLEEVKSYEIRVNHPLKHDDYAIYQMDYRLNELKVMNFELQNKATEASLGEVSIDLTNPQKEYIIDEQTKVELVSYLPDFSGFKDGVPQTATPYPNNPAFIFRMFTPETPEGETSFVAIRETLEPLGDNQYKMKFASVETRNMSGLTIRKDKSIPILFVGGFIFMLGVVIGSYWSHRRLWVEQLEDGTVRLAAHTNKNWFSMKKDLDAVTTHAYLPQYVDQVEKEQEQKEKEGDNSL; encoded by the coding sequence CGTTATGACGGTATTGCAATTCGCTCTAAAACGCGTAATAAATCGCTTATCGATAAAATTTGGAACTTTTTCTCTAGCGTTAAAGTAGGAGTTACTTTAATTATTATTACGCTTATTGCAGCGTCAATCGGAACGATTTTCCCACAGGAATTTTATGTGAATGTTGCAACAGATGCTGAAAAAGCAGCATATTACAAAGATGTCTATGGAACAATCGGAACGCTTTATTATAGCTTAGGTCTGTCCGATTTATATTCATCTTGGTGGTTCCAAGTAATTGTTGGAATGCTAGCTATTTCGATTATTGTAGCAAGTATTGACCGAGGTATTCCGTTACATCGCTCTTTAACAAATCAGAGAGTAAAGCGTCATACGAGCTTTATGAAACGTCAGCGCGTCGTAGCAGAAGGACAGCCTGCTAAGCAAGCGGATAAAACGCTTGATTTAATTGAACAGCAAATGCAGCAATTAAAATACAAGGTGCGTCGTGAGGACAATGCATTATTTGCAGAAAGAGGACGCTTTGCACGTTATGGTCCGTATATTAATCATCTTGGATTAATTATTTTTCTAGGTGCCGTTATGCTACGCTTATTGCCAGGCTTTTATGTTGATGAGTCGATGTGGCTACGCGAGGGTGAGACACGTGCCATTGATGGAATGGACGGCTATCTTTTATACAGCGATAAATTTATTTTAGAAACGTATGATAACGACCCGCAAGGCGAACAGTTGCGTCAAGGCGTCAATGTTGTTGCGAAAAACTTCCAAACAAACGTAACGCTCTATAAGCAACAAGAAGGTGCCATTCCTGGACAAACAGCGGATTTAGAGGAAGTGAAATCCTATGAAATCCGTGTCAATCATCCATTAAAGCATGATGACTATGCTATCTATCAAATGGACTATCGCCTAAACGAATTAAAAGTTATGAATTTTGAATTGCAAAATAAAGCAACTGAAGCATCGTTAGGTGAAGTAAGTATCGATTTAACGAATCCGCAAAAAGAATATATTATCGATGAGCAAACAAAAGTAGAGCTTGTTTCTTATTTGCCGGATTTCTCAGGCTTTAAGGATGGTGTGCCACAAACGGCTACACCATATCCAAATAATCCGGCATTTATTTTCCGTATGTTTACACCTGAAACGCCAGAGGGTGAAACGAGCTTTGTGGCGATTCGCGAAACATTAGAGCCATTAGGAGATAATCAATATAAAATGAAGTTTGCTAGTGTGGAAACACGCAATATGTCCGGCTTGACGATTCGCAAAGATAAATCGATTCCAATTTTATTTGTTGGGGGCTTCATCTTTATGCTAGGTGTTGTCATCGGTTCATATTGGAGCCACCGTCGTTTATGGGTGGAGCAGTTAGAGGATGGAACAGTGCGTCTTGCTGCACATACAAATAAAAACTGGTTCAGCATGAAAAAAGACTTAGACGCTGTTACAACACATGCTTATTTACCACAATACGTGGACCAAGTAGAAAAAGAACAAGAACAAAAGGAAAAGGAAGGTGACAACTCCTTATGA
- the ccsB gene encoding c-type cytochrome biogenesis protein CcsB translates to MSLLQLSGYLLYAAFICYLIATILFGGAIKPSKVKNAPASAEKWGKLAITITIIGFVSNIGYFITRWMYTGHAPVSNMFEFTTALGMFIVGAFIGSYFMYRVAVIGVVALPIAIIIIAYAAMFPREVSPLVPSLQSHWLTIHVITAALSQAVLAISAVAGLVYLLKHVDVKRASKERFFLEAVMFSLVLVIGFVVSSVTFGAMGYSATYQYVDKEGNTSRVEYHKPAIFGMNKYVEVELVDAENKIYEPVAKENQSFQPLVEMPPLVNAKKLTTVFFSLIFGTVIYLLIRLITRRSISAILQPLVKKANSPLMDEIGYRSILIGFPMFTLGALVFAMIWAQEAWGRYWGWDPKEVWALITWLFYAAFLHLRLSKGWEGKKSAWLALIGFTIIMFNLVFVNLIIAGLHSYA, encoded by the coding sequence ATGAGTTTACTTCAGTTAAGCGGCTATCTATTATATGCTGCATTCATTTGTTATTTAATCGCTACAATCTTGTTTGGTGGTGCAATTAAACCATCAAAAGTAAAAAATGCACCAGCCTCTGCTGAGAAATGGGGCAAGCTAGCCATTACGATAACGATTATTGGCTTTGTTTCAAATATTGGCTACTTTATTACACGCTGGATGTATACAGGCCATGCACCTGTAAGTAATATGTTTGAATTTACAACAGCATTAGGTATGTTTATTGTTGGGGCATTTATCGGAAGCTACTTTATGTACAGAGTAGCTGTAATCGGGGTTGTAGCATTGCCAATAGCTATTATAATTATTGCCTATGCTGCGATGTTCCCAAGAGAGGTTAGTCCATTAGTTCCTTCATTACAAAGTCATTGGCTAACAATTCATGTTATTACGGCTGCTCTTTCTCAAGCTGTATTAGCGATTAGCGCCGTTGCAGGATTAGTTTATTTATTAAAGCATGTAGATGTGAAAAGAGCTTCAAAGGAACGCTTTTTCTTAGAAGCAGTTATGTTTTCTTTAGTGCTTGTCATTGGCTTCGTTGTGTCTTCTGTTACATTTGGTGCAATGGGCTATAGTGCAACATATCAATATGTCGATAAAGAGGGTAACACAAGCCGAGTTGAATATCATAAGCCCGCTATCTTTGGGATGAATAAATATGTAGAAGTAGAGCTAGTTGATGCAGAGAATAAAATATATGAGCCTGTGGCTAAAGAAAATCAATCATTCCAACCATTAGTAGAGATGCCTCCGCTTGTGAATGCTAAAAAATTGACAACAGTCTTTTTCTCTCTAATATTTGGTACTGTTATTTACTTGCTTATTCGCTTAATTACACGTCGCTCAATTTCGGCAATACTTCAACCATTAGTGAAAAAGGCAAATTCGCCACTTATGGATGAAATCGGATATCGCTCGATTTTAATTGGCTTCCCAATGTTTACATTAGGCGCATTAGTATTTGCCATGATTTGGGCTCAAGAAGCATGGGGACGCTACTGGGGTTGGGACCCTAAAGAGGTATGGGCTTTAATTACATGGCTATTCTATGCAGCATTTTTACATTTACGACTATCAAAAGGCTGGGAAGGTAAAAAATCAGCATGGCTTGCTTTAATTGGTTTTACGATAATCATGTTTAATTTGGTGTTTGTTAACCTAATTATCGCTGGCTTACATTCATATGCATAG
- a CDS encoding response regulator transcription factor: MSENISVLVVDDEDRIRRLLKMYLEREGYIVDEAENGEEAVTKAFEHDYHCILLDIMMPEKDGLQVCEEIREKKTTPIILLTAKGEEANRVQGFELGADDYIVKPFSPREVVLRLKAILRRSAAFAPVSNGSTSKDLVVFPHLTIDHDAHRVTADGVEVNLTPKEYELLYFLAKSPDKVFDREQLLKEVWHYDFFGDLRTVDTHVKRLREKLNRVSESAAKMIVTVWGVGYKFEVVNE; this comes from the coding sequence GTGTCTGAAAATATTTCTGTATTAGTAGTAGATGATGAAGATCGTATTCGCCGTCTATTAAAAATGTACTTAGAGCGTGAAGGATATATTGTAGATGAGGCTGAAAATGGGGAAGAGGCAGTTACAAAGGCATTTGAACATGATTACCATTGCATTCTTTTAGATATCATGATGCCTGAAAAAGATGGTCTACAAGTATGTGAAGAAATTCGTGAAAAGAAAACAACACCAATTATTTTACTGACAGCAAAAGGTGAGGAAGCAAACCGTGTACAAGGCTTTGAGCTTGGCGCTGACGATTATATCGTGAAACCATTTAGCCCGCGCGAAGTGGTGCTACGCTTAAAAGCTATTTTACGACGTTCAGCAGCATTTGCACCTGTTTCAAATGGCTCGACTTCCAAAGATTTAGTTGTATTTCCACATCTAACGATTGACCATGATGCCCATCGTGTTACTGCAGACGGTGTAGAAGTAAATTTGACGCCGAAGGAATATGAACTTCTTTATTTTCTAGCTAAATCACCTGATAAAGTATTTGACCGTGAGCAATTATTGAAAGAAGTATGGCATTACGACTTCTTTGGTGATTTACGTACTGTAGATACGCATGTAAAGCGTTTACGTGAAAAGTTAAATCGCGTGTCTGAAAGCGCAGCGAAAATGATTGTAACGGTTTGGGGCGTAGGCTATAAATTTGAGGTTGTGAATGAATAG
- a CDS encoding ATP-binding protein, whose product MNRIWNSIVGKLWGTILLLVSFVLFIFTVFMLEFLENYHSARAEETLRQTASTIANIVDGDLTDNSPYEIIRSVLHEGTNALIVENPDGAVYAIQEGINQEGIQAQILQDKAFENIYASSQPILQEMILPSQKNEDKMETYVVLAFPLKGDAALHGAVFIYQNPDAMHETSKETTKIVFISALIAFVLTTFFAFFLSSRITYPLRKMREYAFEIAKGRFDSQVPTTQNDEIGQLAVAFNQMGRQLKHHLEVINQEKEQLSSILTSMTDAVITFNRDRTILVSNPPAERLLQKWFVAKGAQSTKPIPAEIYHMLDHVLDFEDKIEEEIEMDGSYYSIAISPLYSGELVRGAVAVIRDQTEQHRLEKLRSDFIANVSHELRTPIAMLQGYSEAILDGVVIDEDERNEMIKIIYDESQRMGRLVTDLLDLARMESGHMRLYKNLIPLVPVLERMTQKFAQVAKEKHVDLRFITNIEEDVVINIDEDRIEQVLTNLVDNALRHTPVDGAVTVSATYEKSYAKIEVRDTGIGIPKDDLPYVFERFYKADKARTRSKGGTGLGLAIARNIVEAHNGNIAVTSVEKEGTAFTFYLPL is encoded by the coding sequence ATGAATAGAATATGGAATAGTATTGTCGGGAAGCTGTGGGGAACCATATTGCTTCTCGTTTCCTTTGTATTATTTATCTTCACGGTGTTCATGCTGGAGTTTTTAGAAAATTATCATAGTGCCAGGGCCGAAGAGACATTGCGCCAAACTGCCTCGACAATTGCGAACATTGTTGATGGTGATTTAACAGATAATTCACCCTATGAAATTATTCGCAGTGTATTACACGAGGGGACAAATGCGCTCATTGTAGAAAATCCTGATGGTGCTGTTTATGCCATTCAAGAAGGAATTAATCAAGAGGGTATACAAGCGCAAATTTTACAGGATAAAGCGTTCGAAAATATTTATGCAAGTAGCCAGCCAATTTTGCAGGAAATGATTTTACCATCACAAAAGAATGAAGATAAGATGGAAACATACGTTGTACTCGCGTTTCCATTAAAGGGTGATGCGGCTTTACATGGTGCAGTGTTTATTTATCAAAATCCAGATGCGATGCATGAAACAAGTAAGGAAACGACAAAAATTGTCTTTATTTCAGCGCTTATTGCTTTTGTCTTAACGACGTTTTTTGCCTTTTTCTTATCAAGTCGTATTACTTATCCTTTAAGAAAGATGCGTGAGTATGCCTTTGAAATTGCAAAAGGCCGCTTCGATTCACAAGTGCCGACAACACAAAATGATGAAATTGGACAGTTAGCTGTTGCTTTCAACCAAATGGGGCGTCAGTTGAAGCATCATTTAGAAGTAATTAACCAAGAAAAAGAGCAGCTATCGAGTATTTTAACATCGATGACAGATGCTGTAATTACGTTTAATCGTGACAGGACGATTTTAGTTAGCAACCCGCCAGCAGAGCGACTTTTGCAAAAATGGTTTGTTGCGAAAGGGGCACAAAGCACAAAGCCTATTCCTGCTGAAATTTATCATATGCTGGACCATGTGCTCGATTTTGAGGATAAAATTGAAGAAGAAATTGAAATGGATGGCTCCTACTATAGCATTGCCATTAGCCCGCTTTATAGTGGGGAGCTTGTGCGTGGTGCAGTAGCTGTTATTCGCGACCAAACAGAGCAGCATCGTTTAGAAAAGCTACGCTCTGATTTTATTGCCAATGTTTCACATGAATTGCGTACACCCATTGCAATGCTACAAGGCTATTCTGAAGCTATTTTAGATGGCGTAGTTATCGATGAAGATGAGCGCAATGAAATGATTAAAATTATTTATGATGAATCACAGCGAATGGGACGACTTGTCACAGATTTACTTGATTTAGCACGAATGGAATCAGGACATATGCGCTTATATAAAAATCTCATTCCACTTGTACCTGTGCTTGAGCGCATGACGCAAAAATTCGCGCAAGTAGCAAAGGAAAAGCATGTAGATTTGCGCTTCATCACGAATATCGAAGAGGATGTAGTGATTAATATTGACGAAGACCGCATTGAGCAAGTGTTGACAAACTTGGTTGACAATGCACTGCGTCATACACCTGTTGATGGTGCTGTAACAGTGTCCGCAACTTATGAAAAATCCTATGCAAAAATCGAAGTGCGAGATACAGGAATTGGTATTCCAAAAGATGATTTACCATATGTCTTTGAGCGTTTTTATAAAGCAGATAAAGCGCGAACACGCTCCAAAGGCGGTACAGGGCTAGGTTTAGCCATTGCCCGCAATATCGTTGAGGCACATAATGGAAATATTGCGGTAACAAGCGTTGAAAAAGAAGGAACTGCATTTACTTTTTATTTGCCATTGTAA